Genomic segment of Eupeodes corollae chromosome 2, idEupCoro1.1, whole genome shotgun sequence:
GGGTATTTCGCGTTTGTTGTACATTTACTGATGAAAAGGCtcacattaatatttttaatctcataaacaacaaaatgtttccCCTTCTTTTGGTAAATGTTGAACATTAACAAAAccaaacttaattatttcttaCTTAATTACTAACCATGGAAATAATAAgcgaaattaatttaacttggaaatcttgttctttttttttatttttttatttaaattggaaaTTGTCACTATTTCGAATTAgttaattttctaatttattgtttaaatgcgGTCTTTGTTTAGGAATTAAggatattttgctttaaaaatttaatttgtcccttttttgttttttatataaaaaaaatctacattttacgtaaaaaatatttgttttagtcTACCACTTCTTTTTGTGTTCATCCATTGAAACACCACCGGGTCCTAGTGACACGATCATTAATAGTCCACCGATGACTGAGAGTGTCTATAGGAATATGaaacataaaaatttaaatgttatcaacaaaaattgttttacaaaatgcTTACCTGGAAGAAGTCGTATTTAAGAAAATCTCTCAAAGGCTTATACGCGGGAATGCTCCACCACGCGTTGtgatacaaattcaaaatagtgAGAAGTGCTACAAGAATAAGTgcagacaattttgttttgtatccaATGGTGACTAAAACCATCAGAATTGAGCCAATAATATCTTGGACGAtctaagaaataaacaaaaacagattagAGAGATATAGAAGCTTTGGAAAAGATaagaaaatgtttctttaatttaccTGTAAGAAACTAAACTCAAAACGAATAAGTGTAATGAACATGAAAGCAAGGAGAATACGTCCAGCAAGTTGCATAACATTCTTTGGTTTATTTTCACCCAAAGATGGTACACCAGCAAATAAACTACGTCCTTCTACTCTTGATTCGGCCAAAACAAGTAACAAAGCTCCAATCAAAGCCAAATTACGTAACAAGAATTGA
This window contains:
- the LOC129946660 gene encoding surfeit locus protein 4 homolog, whose translation is MNIPNEYISKTEDVADQVIRKGKNILPTVARLCLIATFFEDGLRMWFQWNEQREYMNMSWGCGNFLATVFVLVNLIGQLGGCGMVLARFKVEIATGVLFSIVVLQTIAYSILWDPQFLLRNLALIGALLLVLAESRVEGRSLFAGVPSLGENKPKNVMQLAGRILLAFMFITLIRFEFSFLQIVQDIIGSILMVLVTIGYKTKLSALILVALLTILNLYHNAWWSIPAYKPLRDFLKYDFFQTLSVIGGLLMIVSLGPGGVSMDEHKKKW